A genomic segment from Glycine max cultivar Williams 82 chromosome 1, Glycine_max_v4.0, whole genome shotgun sequence encodes:
- the LOC100804975 gene encoding DNA-directed RNA polymerase II subunit RPB1, translating to MDIRFPFSPAEVAKVRMVQFGILSPDEIRQMSVVQIEHGETTERGKPKVGGLSDPRLGTIDRKLKCETCTASMAECPGHFGHLELAKPMFHIGFLKTVLTIMRCVCFNCSKILADENDHKFKQALRIRNPKNRLKKILDACKNKSKCEGGDEIDIPGQDTEESVKKSRGGCGAQQPKITIEGMKMIAEYKAQRKKSDDQEQLPEPVERKQTLSAERVLGVLKRISDEDCQLLGLNPKYARPDWMILQVLPIPPPPVRPSVMMDTSSRSEDDLTHQLAMIIRHNENLKRQERNGSPAHIISEFAQLLQFHIATYFDNELPGLPRATQRSGRPIKSICSRLKAKEGRIRGNLMGKRVDFSARTVITPDPTINIDQLGVPWSIALNLTYPETVTPYNIERLKELVEYGPHPPPGKTGAKYIIRDDGQRLDLRYLKKSSDHHLELGYKVERHLNDGDFVLFNRQPSLHKMSIMGHRIKIMPYSTFRLNLSVTSPYNADFDGDEMNMHVPQSFETRAEVLELMMVPKCIVSPQSNRPVMGIVQDTLLGCRKITKRDTFISKDVFMNILMWWEDFDGKVPAPAILKPEPLWTGKQVFNLIIPKQINLIRYSSWHSESERGSITPGDTMVRIEKGELLTGTLCKKTLGTYSGGLIHVIWEEVGPDAARKFLGHTQWLVNYWLLQNAFSIGIGDTIADASTMETINQTISAAKEKVKQLIREAHEKKLEAEPGRSMMDSFENRVNQTLNRARDDAGNSAQKSLSESNNLKAMVTAGSKGSFINISQMTACVGQQNVEGKRIPYGFIDRTLPHFTKDDLGPESRGFVENSYLRGLTPQEFFFHAMGGREGLIDTAVKTSETGYIQRRLVKAMEDIMVKYDGTVRNSLGDVIQFLYGEDGMDAVWIEKQMLDSLKMKKTEFDRVFRYEFDDENWKPTYMLEEPVEDLKTIREFRNVFEAEVQKLEADRFQLATEIATTGDSSLFLPVNLKRLIWNAQKTFKVDFRRPSDMHPMEIVEAIDKLQERLKVVPGEDLLSQEAQKNATLLFNILLRSTFASKRVLEEYRLSREAFEWVVGEIESRFLQSLVASGEMIGCVAAQSIGEPATQMTLNTFHYAGVSAKNVTLGVPRLREIINVAKRIKTPSLSVYLRPDVGKTKERAKSVQCALEYTTLRSVTQATEVWYDPDPMSTIIEEDVDFVKSYYEMPDEEVALEKISPWLLRIELNREMMVDKKLSMADIAEKINLEFDDDLTCIFNDDNAEKLILRIRIMNDEAPKGEIQDESAEDDVFLKKIESNMLTEMTLRGIPDINKVFIKNTKVQKFDENQGFKPNEEWMLDTEGVNLLAVMCHEDVDVTRTTSNHLIEVIEVLGIEAVRRALLDELRVVISFDGSYVNYRHLAILCDTMTYRGHLMAITRHGINRNDTGPMMRCSFEETVDILLDAAVYAETDYLRGVTENIMLGQLAPIGTGECALYLNDEMLKNAIELQLPSYMDGLDFGMTPARSPISGTPYHEGLMSPSYLLSPNLRLSPTTDAQFSPYVGGMAFSPTSSPGYSPSSPGYSPSSPGYSPTSPGYSPTSPGYSPTSPTYSPSSPGYSPTSPAYSPTSPSYSPTSPSYSPTSPSYSPTSPSYSPTSPSYSPTSPAYSPTSPAYSPTSPAYSPTSPSYSPTSPSYSPTSPSYSPTSPSYSPTSPSYSPTSPAYSPTSPGYSPTSPSYSPTSPSYSPTSPSYNPQSAKYSPSLAYSPSSPRLSPSSPYSPTSPNYSPTSPSYSPTSPSYSPSSPTYSPSSPYNSGVSPDYSPSSPQFSPSTGYSPSQPGYSPSSTSQYTPQTSDKDDRGTR from the exons ATGGATATCAGATTTCCTTTCTCTCCGGCGGAGGTAGCCAAAGTCCGCATGGTCCAGTTCGGAATACTCAGCCCCGACGAGATC AGGCAAATGTCTGTTGTACAAATCGAGCACGGCGAGACGACGGAGAGAGGGAAGCCGAAGGTTGGAGGATTGAGTGACCCTCGGCTTGGAACTATTGACCGAAAGTTGAAGTGTGAGACTTGTACCGCGAGTATGGCCGAGTGCCCTGGCCATTTTGGCCACTTGGAGCTTGCTAAGCCAATGTTCCATATTGGGTTTTTGAAAACTGTCTTAACCATAATGCGTTGTGTTTGCTTCAACTGCTCTAAAATTCTAGCTGATGAG AACGATCACAAGTTTAAGCAGGCGTTAAGAATCAGGAATCCAAAAAACCGGCTGAAAAAGATTCTGGATGCTTGCAAAAACAAAAGCAAGTGTGAAGGGGGAGATGAGATTGACATTCCTGGTCAAGATACTGAGGAGTCAGTTAAAAAGAGTCGTGGTGGCTGTGGTGCTCAGCAGCCGAAGATTACTATTGAGGGGATGAAAATGATTGCAGAGTATAAAGCTCAAAGGAAGAAAAGTGATGACCAAGAACAGCTTCCTGAACCAGTGGAAAGGAAACAGACTCTTTCTGCAGAAAGG GTTCTTGGTGTTCTGAAAAGGATAAGTGATGAGGACTGTCAGTTGTTGGGCTTGAATCCTAAGTATGCCCGTCCTGACTGGATGATTTTACAAGTTCTTCCAATTCCTCCTCCACCTGTGAGACCTTCTGTAATGATGGACACATCCTCAAGGAGTGAG GATGATTTAACTCATCAGCTGGCCATGATCATCAGGCACAATGAGAATCTGAAGAGACAGGAGAGGAACGGATCTCCTGCGCATATTATTTCCGAGTTTGCTCAGTTGTTGCAGTTCCACATAGCAACATATTTTGATAACGAGTTGCCTGGATTGCCAAGG GCTACTCAAAGATCTGGAAGGCCTATCAAATCAATATGTAGCAGGCTCAAGGCAAAGGAAGGCCGGATTAGAGGTAACTTGATGGGTAAAAGAGTTGATTTTTCTGCTCGAACAGTCATTACACCTGATCCAACAATCAACATTGATCAATTGGGAGTACCATGGAGTATCGCATTGAACCTAACATACCCTGAGACCGTGACTCCATATAACATTGAAAG GTTGAAGGAACTTGTTGAGTATGGACCCCATCCTCCACCTGGAAAAACTGGTGCCAAGTATATCATTCGTGATGACGGACAAAGACTTGATCTCAGATATTTAAAGAAAAGTAGTGATCACCATTTGGAACTTGGCTACAAG GTTGAGCGTCATTTGAATGATGGAGACTTTGTTCTCTTCAATCGTCAGCCTAGTCTTCATAAAATGTCTATCATGGGGCATAGAATCAAAATCATGCCTTATTCTACTTTCCGGCTTAACTTGTCTGTAACTTCACCATATAATGCTGATTTTGATGGGGACGAAATGAATATGCATGTTCCTCAGTCTTTTGAAACCAGAGCTGAGGTGTTGGAGCTGATGATGGTGCCTAAATGCATTGTATCACCACAGTCAAACAGGCCAGTGATGGGAATTGTCCAAGATACACTTTTAGGATGCAGAAAAATCACTAAGAGAGATACTTTCATCTCAAAG GATGTTTTTATGAACATATTGATGTGGTGGGAAGATTTTGATGGGAAAGTTCCTGCTCCTGCAATATTAAAGCCAGAACCATTGTGGACAGGCAAACAAGTTTTCAATCTCATTATTCCTAAACAAATAAATCTAATTAGATATTCTAGCTGGCACAGTGAGAGTGAAAGGGGATCCATAACCCCTGGGGATACCATGGTCAGAATTGAAAAGGGGGAACTACTTACTGGAACACTTTGCAAAAAGACGCTTGGAACATATAGCGGAGGTCTCATTCATGTGATTTG GGAAGAGGTTGGCCCTGATGCAGCTCGGAAATTTCTTGGTCATACTCAGTGGCTTGTAAACTACTGGCTTTTGCAGAATGCTTTTAGCATTGGAATTGGTGATACAATTGCTGATGCTTCCACTATGGAAACCATAAATCAGACTATTTCAGCAGCTAAGGAGAAAGTGAAACAACTTATTAGGGAAGCTCACGAGAAAAAGTTGGAGGCTGAACCTGGTCGGTCAATGATGGATTCATTTGAAAATAGAGTGAACCAG ACTCTAAATAGAGCTCGTGATGATGCTGGAAATAGTGCTCAAAAAAGTTTATCTGAGAGCAACAATCTGAAAGCAATGGTGACAGCTGGTTCCAAAGGAAGTTTTATCAACATATCTCAAATGACTGCTTGTGTGGGCCAACAAAATGTTGAGGGTAAGCGAATTCCATATGGGTTCATAGACCGTACATTGCCTCACTTCACAAAAGATGATTTAGGGCCTGAAAGCCGTGGCTTTGTGGAGAACTCATATCTACGTGGACTAACCCCTCAAGAGTTCTTTTTCCATGCCATGGGTGGTAGGGAAGGTCTTATTGATACTGCAGTGAAGACCTCTGAAACTGGGTACATCCAGAGGCGACTTGTGAAGGCTATGGAGGACATCATGGTTAAATATGATGGGACAGTTAGAAACTCTTTGGGAGATGTCATACAATTTCTCTACGGAGAAGATGGTATGGATGCTGTTTGGATTGAAAAACAGATGCTGGATTcccttaaaatgaaaaaaacagaATTTGACAGGGTGTTTAGGTATGAATTCGATGATGAAAACTGGAAGCCCACTTACATGCTTGAAGAGCCTGTAGAAGACTTAAAAACCATCAGAGAGTTTCGTAATGTGTTTGAGGCTGAAGTTCAAAAGCTAGAAGCTGATAGATTTCAACTTGCAACTGAGATAGCCACTACTGGTGACAGTTCTCTGTTTCTACCTGTTAACCTGAAGAGACTTATCTGGAATGCTCAGAAGACATTTAAGGTTGACTTCCGAAGGCCTTCTGATATGCATCCAATGGAGATTGTGGAAGCCATTGATAAGCTCCAGGAGCGACTTAAGGTTGTTCCTGGTGAAGATCTCTTGAGTCAAGAAGCTCAGAAGAATGCTACTCTTCTGTTCAATATTCTGCTCCGCAGCACTTTTGCCAGTAAAAGGGTCTTGGAGGAATACAGGCTTTCTCGTGAGGCATTTGAGTGGGTAGTGGGAGAAATAGAATCAAGGTTCTTGCAGTCCCTTGTAGCCTCTGGAGAAATGATTGGTTGTGTGGCAGCACAATCAATTGGAGAACCTGCTACTCAGATGACTCTCAACACTTTCCACTATGCTGGTGTCAGTGCAAAGAATGTTACTCTTGGTGTTCCTAGGTTAAGGGAAATCATTAATGTGGCAAAGAGAATTAAAACGCCTTCTCTGTCTGTGTACTTGAGACCTGATGTTGGTAAGACTAAAGAGAGAGCCAAGAGTGTGCAGTGTGCTTTAGAATATACCACTCTCAGGAGTGTGACTCAAGCTACAGAGGTGTGGTATGATCCAGACCCGATGAGTACAATAATTGAAGAGGACGTTGATTTTGTGAAGTCCTACTATGAAATGCCTGATGAAGAAGTTGCTCTTGAAAAAATTTCACCTTGGTTGCTTCGCATAGAGCTGAATCGTGAAATGATGGTGGATAAGAAGTTGAGTATGGCTGACATTGCAGAGAAGATTAACCTTGAATTTGATGATGATTTGACTTGTATATTTAATGATGACAATGCTGAAAAACTTATACTTCGTATCCGTATTATGAATGATGAAGCACCCAAGGGTGAGATTCAGGATGAGTCTGCTGAAGATGATgttttcttaaagaaaatagaaagcaACATGCTGACTGAAATGACCTTACGAGGTATCCCAGACATCAATAaggttttcataaaaaatactaaagttCAGAAGTTTGATGAGAATCAAGGTTTTAAGCCTAATGAGGAATGGATGCTTGATACTGAAGGTGTCAACCTTCTAGCTGTGATGTGCCATGAAGATGTTGACGTGACCAGGACCACGAGCAACCACTTGATTGAAGTCATTGAAGTTCTTGGTATCGAGGCAGTTCGGCGAGCTCTTCTGGATGAATTGCGTGTTGTCATTTCTTTTGATGGTTCTTATGTCAATTACAGGCATTTGGCTATTCTTTGTGATACCATGACTTATCGAGGGCATTTGATGGCAATTACACGTCATGGTATCAACCGAAATGATACTGGGCCAATGATGAGATGCTCATTTGAAGAGACAGTTGATATTCTGCTTGATGCTGCAGTATACGCTGAGACTGATTACTTGAGGGGAGTCACTGAAAACATAATGTTAGGTCAGCTCGCCCCCATTGGCACTGGTGAATGTGCCTTGTATCTTAATGATGAGATGCTGAAAAATGCCATTGAGCTCCAATTGCCTAGTTATATGGATGGTCTTGATTTTGGTATGACTCCTGCTCGCTCCCCAATATCTGGAACTCCATATCATGAAGGCCTGATGTCTCCCAGTTATTTGTTGAGCCCCAATTTACGGCTGTCTCCAACTACTGATGCACAGTTTTCACCTTATGTTGGTGGGATGGCATTTTCTCCTACTTCATCTCCTGGTTACAGCCCATCATCCCCAGGCTATAGTCCCTCATCACCCGGGTACAGCCCCACTTCACCTGGGTACAGCCCCACTTCACCCGGGTACAGCCCCACCTCTCCGACTTATAGTCCTAGCTCTCCGGGATATAGTCCTACAAGTCCAGCTTATTCGCCCACCAGTCCATCCTACTCTCCCACATCACCGAGCTACAGCCCCACATCACCCAGCTACAGTCCCACATCACCCAGCTACAGCCCTACCTCTCCCAGCTATAGCCCAACTTCACCAGCTTACAGCCCCACTTCACCTGCTTACAGCCCTACTTCACCAGCATATAGCCCCACATCTCCTTCCTATAGTCCGACTTCACCTTCTTATAGTCCAACTTCACCTTCCTACAGCCCTACATCACCCTCTTACAGTCCGACGTCTCCATCATATAGTCCTACATCACCTGCTTACAGCCCCACATCACCTGGATACAGCCCAACCTCGCCATCGTATAGCCCTACCTCACCATCATATAGCCCTACGTCCCCTAGTTACAATCCGCAGTCAGCAAAGTATAGTCCTTCGTTAGCATATTCTCCAAGCAGTCCGAGATTGTCTCCATCAAGTCCATATAGTCCCACATCACCAAATTATAG tCCGACATCACCATCATATTCACCAACATCTCcatcttattctccatcaaGCCCAACATACAGTCCCAGCAG ccCATATAATTCTGGTGTGAGCCCAGACTATAGCCCCAGTTCGCCCCAATTTAG TCCCAGTACGGGTTACTCACCAAGTCAACCTGGTTACTCGCCATCGTCGACCAGCCAGTACACTCCACAAACTAGTGACAAGGATGATAGAGGCACTCGCTGA
- the LOC100527729 gene encoding uncharacterized protein LOC100527729: MVPRSLVPPPPPLPKFSRPKAEESVTNREIAKFWRQKRIVEEDHLLAAIKAAARLRARTLTEQEYERFELSLKTDNDNDETKKEMVRWIVGKNVYCKTVAKDQQEVRIGIKDWWTKSKYAYLNQPAIDSMDPPKKRTSTYVPSFLSYQPKPLYPSAIGVHLLSHRRHSIAAC; encoded by the exons ATGGTTCCAAGGTCACTAGTACCACCACCTCCTCCACTTCCCAAATTCTCAAGACCAAAAGCAGAAGAGAGTGTCACAAACCGAGAAATTGCCAAGTTTTGGAGGCAAAAGAGGATCGTGGAGGAGGACCACCTCCTTGCTGCTATCAAAGCTGCAGCTAGACTCCGTGCACGCACTCTCACG GAGCAAGAGTACGAGAGGTTCGAGTTGTCCCTGAAGACCGATAATGACAATGATGAAACCAAGAAAGAGATGGTGAGATGGATTGTAGGGAAAAATGTTTATTGCAAAACAGTTGCTAAGGACCAACAAGAAGTGCGCATCGGAATCAAGGATTG GTGGACAAAAAGTAAATACGCGTATTTGAATCAACCAGCCATAGATTCCATGGATCCTCCTAAGAAACGAACCTCTACTTATGTTCCCAGTTTTCTTTCTTACCAGCCCAAGCCTTTGTATCCTTCTGCTATTGGTGTACATCTTTTAAGCCACAGGAGGCATTCCATTGCTGcttgttaa